In one Candidatus Polarisedimenticolia bacterium genomic region, the following are encoded:
- the purE gene encoding 5-(carboxyamino)imidazole ribonucleotide mutase, which yields MARARKGKASESSGAPQLKVWIAMGSDSDYPVMEEAVKVLKDFGVPYEVDITSAHRTPDVTADLARHAEERGFGAIILGAGHAAHLAGVVAAHTTLPVIGVPLASSSLQGLDALLSTVQMPGGVPVASMAIGKSGALNAGIFAVQILATRDPGLRHRLRRFKERLAAKVTEKNRALKAGRKD from the coding sequence GTGGCCAGAGCGCGCAAGGGCAAGGCATCCGAATCCTCGGGGGCACCGCAGCTCAAAGTATGGATCGCCATGGGGAGCGACAGCGACTACCCGGTGATGGAAGAGGCGGTCAAGGTCCTGAAGGATTTCGGCGTCCCCTACGAGGTCGATATCACCTCGGCCCACCGCACGCCGGACGTGACCGCCGATCTGGCAAGGCACGCCGAGGAGCGGGGCTTCGGGGCGATCATCCTGGGGGCGGGCCACGCGGCCCATCTGGCCGGAGTGGTGGCGGCGCACACGACCCTGCCGGTCATCGGCGTGCCCCTGGCGTCCTCCTCCCTGCAGGGCCTCGATGCCCTGCTCTCGACCGTGCAGATGCCGGGGGGCGTGCCGGTGGCGTCGATGGCCATCGGCAAATCCGGCGCCCTCAACGCCGGGATCTTCGCGGTCCAGATCCTGGCGACGCGCGACCCGGGCCTGCGCCACCGCCTGCGCCGATTCAAGGAGCGGCTGGCCGCCAAGGTGACGGAGAAGAACCGCGCCCTCAAGGCCGGTCGCAAGGACTAG
- a CDS encoding ABC transporter permease yields MKIGLIRATSILKVGLRAILRNPMRSALTILGIVIGVGCVIAMGAVGSGASQSIQSNISSLGANFIMVYPGAVTQGGARVFASRPSLTPDDAAAIKAECASVAYVSPGVRMAAPIVAGEYNWSTEVNGADVDWPYIRAWNLDRGVFFSEAEVRAGTKVAVLGDSVADNLFPGDDPLGAIIRIRNVPFKVVGVLERKGGSTMGQDQDDQVVVPYTTLMKRVLGRDRLNLIQVTARSPDRIGEAMQEIGTLLRQRHRIARGEDDDFMMRSQEEIAATAQETTRTLSLLLGSVAAISLLVGGIGIMNIMLVSVSERTREIGIRMAVGAKARHVLGQFLLEAIVLSIVGGAIGVALGVAASRLIAAIAGWPVAVTVPSVAVAFGFAAFVGVFFGWYPARKAARLDPIEALRHE; encoded by the coding sequence ATGAAGATCGGCCTGATCCGCGCCACCAGCATCCTCAAGGTCGGACTGCGCGCCATTCTCCGCAACCCGATGCGTTCGGCCCTCACCATCCTGGGCATCGTGATCGGCGTGGGGTGCGTCATCGCCATGGGCGCGGTCGGGAGCGGCGCGTCGCAATCGATCCAGTCGAACATCTCGTCGCTCGGAGCCAACTTCATCATGGTCTATCCCGGCGCCGTGACCCAGGGCGGGGCGCGCGTCTTCGCCTCCCGCCCCTCCCTGACGCCCGATGACGCCGCCGCGATCAAGGCGGAGTGCGCTTCGGTGGCGTACGTCTCTCCCGGCGTGCGGATGGCGGCCCCGATCGTCGCGGGCGAATACAACTGGTCCACCGAGGTCAACGGCGCCGACGTCGACTGGCCCTACATCCGGGCCTGGAACCTCGATCGGGGGGTGTTCTTCAGCGAGGCGGAGGTCCGTGCGGGCACCAAGGTCGCGGTTCTGGGCGACTCGGTCGCGGACAATCTCTTTCCCGGCGACGATCCGCTGGGCGCGATCATCCGCATCCGCAACGTCCCGTTCAAGGTCGTCGGCGTGCTCGAGCGCAAGGGGGGGAGCACCATGGGCCAGGACCAGGACGACCAGGTCGTGGTGCCGTACACGACCCTCATGAAGCGGGTCCTGGGCCGTGACCGGCTGAACCTCATCCAGGTGACCGCGCGATCCCCCGATCGCATCGGCGAGGCCATGCAGGAGATCGGGACGCTCCTGCGCCAGCGTCACCGCATCGCGCGGGGCGAGGACGACGACTTCATGATGCGATCGCAGGAGGAGATCGCCGCGACCGCCCAGGAGACGACGCGGACGCTGTCGCTCCTCCTCGGATCGGTCGCCGCCATCTCCCTCCTCGTGGGCGGCATCGGCATCATGAACATCATGCTCGTCTCGGTGAGCGAGCGCACGCGCGAGATCGGCATCCGGATGGCGGTTGGAGCCAAGGCCCGCCACGTCCTCGGCCAGTTCCTGCTGGAGGCGATCGTCCTGTCGATCGTCGGCGGGGCGATCGGCGTGGCCCTGGGCGTCGCCGCGTCCCGGCTGATCGCCGCGATCGCGGGCTGGCCCGTGGCGGTGACCGTCCCGTCCGTCGCCGTCGCCTTCGGCTTCGCCGCCTTCGTGGGGGTGTTCTTCGGCTGGTATCCGGCGCGCAAGGCGGCGCGCCTGGATCCCATCGAGGCCCTGCGGCACGAGTAG
- a CDS encoding ABC transporter ATP-binding protein, which yields MIEIVDLVRVYRLGEIEVRALDGVSLAVGAGESVAIMGPSGSGKSTLMNLLGCLDRPTSGRYLLDGVDVSRLSPDSLAEIRNAKIGFVFQNFNLLPRTSALENVELPLLYGNATLDASGRRARARAALQRVGLAGREEHHPSQLSGGQQQRVAIARALMTDPPVLLADEPTGNLDSRTSEEVLSIFHELNRAGKTILLITHEPDVARHAARVIHLRDGRVLSDERTAASKSA from the coding sequence TTGATCGAGATCGTCGATCTGGTGAGAGTCTACCGGCTGGGCGAGATCGAGGTGCGGGCCCTGGACGGCGTGTCGCTCGCGGTCGGCGCCGGAGAATCGGTCGCCATCATGGGGCCTTCCGGGTCCGGCAAGTCGACGCTGATGAACCTCCTGGGGTGCCTGGACCGGCCGACGTCCGGGCGGTACCTGCTCGACGGCGTGGACGTCTCACGCCTGTCGCCCGACTCCCTGGCGGAGATTCGCAACGCCAAGATCGGCTTCGTCTTCCAGAACTTCAACCTCCTGCCGCGCACGTCGGCGCTGGAAAACGTGGAGCTGCCGCTCCTTTACGGCAACGCCACGCTGGACGCCTCCGGCCGGCGCGCCCGGGCGCGCGCCGCGCTTCAGCGCGTCGGGCTGGCGGGTCGGGAGGAGCACCACCCGTCGCAGCTCTCGGGAGGACAGCAGCAGCGCGTGGCGATCGCCCGCGCGCTCATGACGGACCCGCCCGTCCTGCTCGCGGACGAGCCGACGGGGAACCTCGACTCCCGCACCTCCGAGGAGGTGCTGTCGATCTTCCATGAGCTCAACCGTGCGGGCAAGACGATCCTCCTGATCACGCACGAGCCGGATGTCGCCCGGCACGCCGCCCGCGTCATCCATCTCAGGGACGGCCGGGTCCTGAGCGACGAGCGGACCGCCGCGTCGAAGAGCGCATGA
- a CDS encoding efflux RND transporter periplasmic adaptor subunit produces MRRLLIIGSIAAVAVATLAAIYLERGDKDEDGGYRMMRVDRGTVSETVTATGTISAVTTVQVGSQVSGIISRLHADYNSPVKRGQLLAELDPTPFQAQVEQRTAELAQAEVQKRNAEIAFHRSERLKEEGLEADAEFDAARAAFDSAQAQVDLAAAGLRQAKTSLSYARIFSPIDGVVVARQYDIGQTVAASFQAPTLFTIAEDLTKMRVLVDVDQSDIGRTAVGQTARFTVDAYPEETFSGQISQIRLNATQNQNVVTYPVIVDVANPDRKLRPLMTADVTIEVSSVPDVLRVPNAALRFQPIETERTGGRSTPEAAPAEGTRSGAGLDRAAAALTGTPARDPRQQTVHVVGPHGVLRPVPVRAGLTDGRFTQILEGDLREGDRVAVGLATSKSAGGGSFPGVGQGAARGGRRPF; encoded by the coding sequence ATGCGCCGCCTCCTGATCATCGGATCGATCGCCGCCGTCGCGGTCGCGACGCTCGCGGCCATCTACCTGGAGCGGGGGGACAAGGACGAGGACGGGGGCTACCGGATGATGCGCGTCGACCGCGGCACGGTGAGCGAGACCGTGACCGCGACCGGCACCATCTCCGCCGTGACGACGGTGCAGGTCGGCAGCCAGGTGTCCGGCATCATCTCCCGGCTGCATGCCGACTACAACAGCCCCGTGAAACGCGGCCAGCTCCTGGCCGAGCTCGACCCGACCCCCTTCCAGGCCCAGGTCGAGCAGCGGACCGCCGAACTGGCGCAGGCGGAGGTCCAGAAGCGGAACGCCGAAATCGCCTTCCATCGGAGCGAGCGGCTCAAGGAGGAAGGGCTCGAAGCGGACGCGGAGTTCGACGCGGCCCGGGCGGCTTTCGATTCGGCGCAGGCGCAGGTGGACCTGGCCGCCGCGGGCCTGCGCCAGGCGAAGACCAGCCTGTCCTACGCCCGGATCTTCTCGCCGATCGACGGAGTCGTCGTCGCCCGGCAGTACGACATCGGACAGACCGTGGCGGCCTCCTTCCAGGCGCCGACCCTGTTCACCATCGCCGAGGATCTGACCAAGATGCGGGTGCTGGTCGACGTCGACCAGTCCGACATCGGCCGGACGGCGGTCGGCCAGACCGCGCGCTTCACGGTCGATGCCTACCCCGAGGAGACCTTCTCCGGGCAGATCTCCCAGATCCGCCTCAACGCCACGCAGAACCAGAACGTGGTGACCTACCCGGTCATCGTCGACGTCGCCAATCCGGATCGCAAGCTGAGGCCGCTGATGACCGCCGACGTGACCATCGAAGTGTCGAGCGTCCCTGACGTCCTGAGGGTGCCCAACGCCGCCCTCCGGTTCCAGCCGATCGAGACGGAGCGCACCGGCGGCCGCAGCACTCCCGAGGCCGCGCCCGCTGAGGGCACCCGGAGCGGGGCCGGTCTCGATCGGGCGGCAGCGGCCCTGACGGGGACCCCGGCCCGCGATCCCCGCCAGCAGACGGTGCACGTCGTCGGCCCGCATGGCGTCCTGCGACCGGTTCCGGTCAGGGCCGGCCTCACCGACGGGCGATTCACCCAGATCCTCGAAGGGGATCTCCGCGAGGGGGACCGCGTCGCGGTGGGACTGGCCACCTCGAAATCCGCGGGCGGCGGCTCCTTCCCGGGCGTGGGCCAGGGCGCCGCACGGGGGGGAAGGCGGCCGTTTTGA
- the purD gene encoding phosphoribosylamine--glycine ligase → MKVLVVGSGAREHALAWKIRSSPLVKELYCAPGNVGMAKLADRVPIDPSSIVELADFAEKIRIDLTVVGPELPLTLGIVDEFQKRDLRIFGATRAAAEIESSKAFAKDFMKKHKIPTAKFDVSMSAEETRSLLKKRKDDFPLVFKADGLAGGKGVVIAADKKEAEAAIEMIQVERRFGVAGDRLVIEEFLEGHEASFFALSDGERVLPLVTCQDYKRLGDDDSGPNTGGMGGYSPSVHIDADTFRAIRDDILVPTVAGLAEEGRPYRGILYVGLMLTKKGPRVLEYNARFGDPEAELIVGRMKSDLIPVLQATLDGRLEEISIEWMKARSVCAVLASRGYPEQAETGRPISGIEAAEALEGVEVFHAGTAVKDGKFISAGGRVLTVTALGATFAQARERCYRGVEAIHFDGRQVRTDVARDAAESGG, encoded by the coding sequence ATGAAGGTTCTTGTCGTCGGAAGCGGAGCCCGCGAGCACGCCCTCGCCTGGAAGATCCGCAGCAGCCCCCTGGTCAAGGAGCTCTACTGCGCGCCGGGGAACGTCGGCATGGCCAAGCTCGCCGACCGGGTCCCGATCGATCCCTCCTCCATCGTCGAGCTGGCCGATTTCGCGGAGAAGATCCGCATCGACCTCACGGTCGTCGGCCCGGAGCTGCCGCTGACGCTGGGAATCGTCGACGAGTTCCAGAAGCGCGATCTGCGCATCTTCGGCGCCACCCGGGCGGCCGCCGAGATCGAATCGAGCAAGGCGTTCGCCAAGGACTTCATGAAGAAGCACAAGATCCCCACGGCGAAGTTCGACGTGTCCATGTCGGCCGAAGAGACGCGCTCCCTCCTCAAGAAGCGCAAGGACGACTTTCCCCTGGTGTTCAAGGCCGACGGCCTGGCCGGCGGCAAGGGGGTCGTCATCGCCGCGGACAAGAAGGAGGCCGAGGCCGCCATCGAGATGATCCAGGTCGAGAGGCGCTTCGGGGTGGCCGGCGACCGCCTGGTGATCGAGGAGTTCCTGGAGGGACACGAGGCGTCGTTCTTCGCCCTGTCCGACGGAGAGCGCGTCCTGCCGCTCGTCACCTGCCAGGACTACAAGCGGCTGGGCGACGACGACTCCGGCCCGAACACCGGCGGCATGGGAGGGTACTCCCCCTCCGTGCACATCGATGCCGACACCTTCCGCGCCATCCGGGACGACATCCTCGTGCCGACCGTGGCCGGCCTGGCCGAAGAAGGCCGGCCGTACCGCGGCATCCTGTACGTCGGGCTGATGCTGACCAAGAAGGGGCCGCGCGTCCTGGAATACAACGCCCGCTTCGGCGATCCCGAGGCCGAGCTGATCGTCGGGCGCATGAAGAGCGACCTGATTCCTGTCCTGCAGGCGACCCTCGACGGCCGCCTGGAGGAGATCTCCATCGAGTGGATGAAGGCCCGATCGGTGTGCGCCGTCCTGGCGTCGCGCGGCTATCCGGAGCAGGCCGAGACCGGCCGGCCGATCAGCGGCATCGAGGCGGCCGAGGCCCTGGAGGGGGTCGAGGTGTTCCACGCCGGCACCGCCGTCAAGGATGGGAAGTTCATCAGCGCCGGAGGCCGCGTCCTGACTGTGACGGCGCTGGGCGCCACCTTCGCGCAGGCGCGGGAGCGCTGCTACCGCGGCGTCGAGGCGATCCACTTCGACGGCCGCCAGGTCCGCACCGACGTCGCCCGCGACGCCGCCGAATCCGGCGGTTGA
- a CDS encoding helix-turn-helix domain-containing protein, with amino-acid sequence MGYAAEAVERAMRRQEVILQGMSGKYTWWQVAEILNVSPRTVRRWRRWWQKSGYRGLFDRRRQTPSPKRAPLEAVERVLSLYRERYTGFNVRHFHEIARREHGVKLSYSFVKKALQEAGLVKKYKSCGRHRRRREPRPCRGELLHLDGSPHAWLAQVPDERQTLIAVRLLCPWAGWTWIRSSASKRNVSSARTTPSSSASCGCSWTSRPGAGPAPPCACWFAGIWTARIRCGEGHNVSADSPQKEKRAGFGLWKLPALWTLENAPTGALDAC; translated from the coding sequence ATGGGGTACGCGGCGGAGGCCGTGGAGCGAGCGATGAGACGGCAGGAAGTCATTTTGCAGGGGATGAGCGGGAAGTACACGTGGTGGCAGGTGGCGGAGATCCTGAACGTGAGTCCTCGGACGGTGCGGCGCTGGCGGCGGTGGTGGCAGAAGAGCGGCTACAGAGGGCTGTTTGATCGACGGCGGCAGACGCCATCACCGAAGCGGGCTCCGCTGGAGGCGGTGGAGCGGGTTCTGTCGTTGTACCGCGAGCGCTACACGGGATTCAACGTGCGGCACTTCCACGAGATCGCGAGACGGGAGCACGGGGTCAAGCTGTCCTATAGCTTCGTGAAGAAGGCGCTGCAGGAAGCGGGGCTGGTGAAGAAGTACAAGTCCTGCGGGCGGCACCGACGACGCCGGGAGCCGCGGCCGTGCCGGGGCGAGCTGTTGCACTTGGACGGCAGCCCGCACGCCTGGCTGGCTCAGGTTCCGGATGAACGTCAGACGTTGATCGCCGTTCGGCTTTTGTGCCCCTGGGCCGGGTGGACCTGGATCAGATCCTCTGCATCGAAGAGGAACGTGTCGTCGGCCAGGACAACACCATCGTCTTCGGCAAGCTGCGGTTGCAGTTGGACAAGCAGACCGGGCGCCGGACCTGCGCCGCCCTGCGCGTGCTGGTTCGCCGGCATCTGGACGGCACGCATTCGGTGTGGCGAGGGCCACAATGTTTCGGCCGATTCACCGCAGAAGGAAAAGCGCGCAGGGTTCGGCCTGTGGAAGCTGCCGGCCCTGTGGACGCTGGAAAACGCGCCCACAGGAGCCTTGGACGCCTGCTGA
- a CDS encoding right-handed parallel beta-helix repeat-containing protein — translation MQGETVVLVNSTYVTLRGFRITNSATNLIGRGLSIQGGTDTHNEIDQCTILDATRGIEFLSSGNTLTNVAVRNSQEAGIYVYGGTNNNTVQGGEIAYSGYAGIYVGSATPPTPQAANNLFKGIDIHGSATGSGIVLSGGNATQFDACHIHNNVGNGILEGYFAEGTIIQFSEIDHNRTGGGPSGGTHGMYMKGMKGAIRGNSVHHNESWGIQLWAAPQGTPTQHYIVENNDVYANWGGIVLGGEYVTPPTGTSCRDVPQYTEVRHNLVHDNIGFGMWYLLGACGPTGECVGNDIGNAFHHNTVYANQEVQVLASFAKDDRVSMRNNIVIGSSTTSLVHVENSNIDANFLDGNAYYRPGSGSGDNLLFSWNSSSYSFDQIHASGVPRNPAGTCVDAGDPATIPMESHSIWSGLVSMVDATAKAWGAPYKSMCPPGGGLCAHDRQGDYHLIVGSAGITGGVCCGGSNGGPDIDDETAPVCTPLPDCSGTGDGVGADFYPDDDSDGVANLFDCPSGPGICDGDPFEPSTQESACSAYLGAGYDPGVYPGAPEVCDGKDSNCDLKFSSTEELDLDQDGHRNSCGGDCDDNDPQVYPGAELCDGKNNDCDDPSYPAIGDDEKDLDNDGLLNCRFNEYDVDNDGILNDADADDDGDSFADAVDCAPYNPQIYPGAAETCDGRDNNCDGSVDETFLDADADGRKDCVDNCPNASNPTQKNSDCRADNLLHVCLDLTGDACDTCTDTDSDGFGNPGFPLNTCPLDNCPATSNASQTDTDGDGFGDACDLDDDNDADPDATDCQPLNAAVSHNALEDLAHLALCKNRIDDDCDGVIDFDCAVPVTTQLVEPGEGSIVEQGQADLGPNPDGDNYERFQETRSSPSKPYKLSVLFVIDVPTSLINVALDLRVEALRASGSGDQFLLHYAKKSSTQSCPSLTNNNGWTSTGLTITGTTEPAPLLQSNLGTSSTTRWCIRLQDDLRTSDSTQNQVWVDRLFLTPHPS, via the coding sequence ATGCAGGGGGAGACGGTCGTTCTCGTGAATTCAACCTATGTGACTCTCCGGGGATTTAGAATCACGAATTCCGCTACAAACCTCATTGGACGAGGCTTGAGCATTCAGGGCGGCACTGACACACACAACGAGATTGACCAATGTACGATTCTCGATGCAACACGTGGAATAGAGTTCCTTTCCAGCGGTAATACTCTGACCAACGTTGCCGTGCGAAATAGCCAAGAGGCTGGGATCTATGTTTATGGAGGAACCAACAACAATACAGTCCAAGGCGGAGAGATCGCGTATAGCGGTTATGCCGGCATCTATGTTGGGTCTGCCACGCCTCCCACGCCTCAGGCAGCCAACAATCTGTTCAAAGGCATCGATATTCATGGGTCTGCTACAGGTTCTGGGATCGTCCTCAGCGGCGGAAATGCGACACAATTTGACGCGTGCCACATTCACAACAACGTCGGGAATGGCATCTTGGAAGGTTATTTCGCGGAAGGGACGATTATTCAGTTTTCGGAAATTGATCACAACCGGACAGGCGGCGGGCCGTCTGGCGGGACTCACGGCATGTACATGAAAGGTATGAAGGGTGCAATCAGGGGTAATTCGGTCCATCACAACGAATCGTGGGGAATCCAGCTCTGGGCGGCGCCGCAAGGTACGCCCACGCAGCACTACATCGTAGAGAACAACGACGTGTATGCGAACTGGGGAGGAATTGTTCTGGGAGGCGAATATGTCACGCCGCCCACCGGCACGTCGTGCCGTGACGTCCCTCAGTACACCGAGGTCCGCCATAATCTCGTACACGACAACATCGGCTTCGGCATGTGGTACTTGCTGGGCGCTTGCGGCCCGACTGGAGAATGCGTCGGCAATGACATCGGCAATGCCTTCCACCACAACACCGTGTATGCGAACCAGGAAGTCCAAGTCCTCGCAAGCTTTGCCAAAGACGACAGGGTTTCCATGCGTAATAACATCGTGATCGGGAGCTCGACGACCTCTCTCGTGCACGTCGAGAATTCGAACATCGATGCCAATTTTCTGGATGGAAACGCCTATTACAGGCCCGGAAGCGGATCGGGTGACAACTTGTTGTTCTCGTGGAACTCTTCGAGCTATTCTTTCGACCAGATTCACGCGTCGGGCGTACCACGGAACCCGGCGGGAACGTGCGTGGATGCAGGCGACCCTGCGACCATTCCGATGGAGTCTCATTCGATTTGGAGCGGCCTGGTCTCGATGGTCGACGCGACCGCGAAAGCGTGGGGCGCCCCGTATAAGAGCATGTGTCCTCCCGGGGGCGGGCTATGTGCCCATGATCGCCAGGGGGATTATCACTTGATCGTCGGTTCCGCGGGGATTACGGGCGGCGTGTGCTGTGGTGGCAGCAACGGCGGTCCGGACATCGACGACGAGACGGCGCCGGTGTGCACGCCATTGCCCGACTGCTCAGGCACTGGGGATGGTGTTGGCGCGGACTTCTATCCCGACGATGATTCGGACGGAGTAGCCAACCTGTTCGATTGCCCATCCGGTCCTGGCATCTGCGATGGCGATCCCTTCGAGCCGTCCACGCAGGAGTCGGCCTGCAGTGCATACCTTGGGGCCGGGTATGACCCTGGCGTCTATCCCGGCGCCCCCGAGGTATGCGACGGCAAGGATTCGAACTGTGACCTTAAGTTCAGTTCGACGGAAGAGCTGGATCTGGACCAGGACGGTCACCGCAATTCGTGCGGCGGTGACTGCGACGACAACGATCCCCAGGTGTATCCAGGAGCCGAACTCTGCGACGGGAAAAACAACGATTGCGACGACCCGAGCTATCCGGCCATCGGCGATGACGAGAAGGACCTCGATAACGATGGGCTTCTGAACTGCCGGTTCAATGAGTACGATGTCGACAACGACGGCATCCTTAACGATGCCGATGCCGACGATGATGGGGACAGTTTCGCCGACGCGGTCGATTGCGCACCGTACAATCCCCAGATCTACCCCGGGGCCGCCGAGACGTGCGATGGCCGCGATAACAACTGTGATGGATCGGTCGACGAGACGTTCTTGGATGCCGATGCCGACGGCCGGAAGGACTGCGTGGACAACTGCCCCAACGCCTCCAACCCAACGCAGAAGAACAGCGATTGCAGGGCTGACAACCTCCTGCACGTCTGCCTCGATCTCACGGGGGACGCCTGCGACACGTGCACCGACACCGACAGCGATGGCTTCGGCAATCCGGGGTTCCCGCTCAACACGTGTCCGCTCGACAACTGTCCGGCGACGAGCAATGCGTCCCAGACGGACACCGATGGCGATGGTTTCGGCGATGCCTGCGATCTCGACGACGACAACGACGCCGATCCCGACGCCACGGACTGCCAGCCCCTCAACGCCGCCGTCTCCCACAATGCGCTCGAGGATCTGGCGCACCTGGCGCTCTGCAAGAACCGTATCGACGACGACTGCGACGGTGTCATTGACTTCGACTGCGCCGTTCCCGTGACCACCCAGCTCGTGGAGCCTGGGGAGGGGAGTATCGTCGAGCAGGGCCAGGCGGATCTCGGACCCAACCCGGACGGGGACAACTACGAGAGGTTCCAGGAGACGCGGTCCTCGCCCAGCAAGCCGTACAAGCTCTCCGTCCTCTTCGTGATCGATGTTCCCACGAGCTTGATCAACGTCGCTCTTGATCTTCGCGTTGAGGCGCTACGGGCGAGCGGCTCGGGGGATCAGTTCCTGCTGCACTACGCCAAGAAGTCCTCGACCCAGAGCTGTCCGAGCCTGACAAACAACAATGGCTGGACCTCGACCGGGCTGACCATCACCGGGACGACCGAGCCCGCTCCACTGTTGCAGTCGAACCTGGGGACCTCCAGCACGACGCGCTGGTGCATCCGCCTGCAGGACGATTTGAGGACGAGCGACTCGACCCAGAACCAGGTTTGGGTCGACAGGTTGTTCCTGACGCCCCATCCTTCTTAA
- a CDS encoding NAD(P)-binding domain-containing protein — MKVGVIGSGDVAKTLAGGFLRHGHDVMIGSREPAKLAAWAGEHRGARAGNFADTAHHGEVVVLAVKGAAALEALRGATRAHLAGKTVIDATNPIADAPAANGVLKFFTSLDDSLMERLQREFPDARFVKAFNSVGAALMVDPKLPGGRPSMFICGNDETAKRTVRGILEQFGWETEDMGQAEAARAIEPLCILWCIPGFLRNDWTHAFKLLHQR; from the coding sequence ATGAAGGTCGGAGTCATCGGTTCCGGCGACGTCGCGAAGACATTGGCGGGCGGGTTCCTGAGGCACGGCCACGACGTGATGATCGGGTCGCGGGAGCCGGCCAAGCTGGCGGCATGGGCCGGCGAGCATCGCGGCGCGCGCGCCGGGAACTTCGCCGACACGGCGCATCACGGTGAGGTCGTCGTGCTGGCGGTCAAGGGAGCGGCCGCCCTGGAGGCGCTGCGCGGCGCCACGCGCGCCCACCTCGCCGGGAAGACGGTCATCGACGCCACGAACCCGATCGCCGACGCCCCCGCGGCGAACGGCGTCCTTAAGTTTTTCACGAGCCTGGACGACTCCCTGATGGAGCGCCTGCAGCGGGAATTCCCCGACGCGCGCTTCGTCAAGGCGTTCAACTCGGTCGGCGCCGCGCTCATGGTCGATCCGAAGCTCCCCGGCGGCAGGCCGAGCATGTTCATCTGCGGCAACGACGAAACCGCGAAACGCACGGTGCGCGGCATTCTCGAACAGTTCGGCTGGGAGACCGAGGACATGGGGCAGGCCGAAGCGGCGCGCGCCATCGAGCCGCTCTGCATCCTCTGGTGCATTCCCGGCTTCCTCCGGAACGACTGGACGCACGCCTTCAAGCTGCTGCATCAGCGGTAG